A stretch of DNA from Candidatus Eisenbacteria bacterium:
ACGCTCGCCCTTCGCCCCCACGTGGAACGGTTCCAGATCCCGCGCGAATACCTGGACGAGCTGGTGCGAGGGGTCGAGATGGACGTGACGCAGACGCGCTATCCGACGTTCCAGGACCTCGCGGGCTACTGCTACCGGGTGGCATCGGTCGTGGGGCTCATCTGCCTCCGCATCTTCGGCGACCGCGAGGAGCGCGGCCGCGGCTACGCCGAGGATCTCGGCATGGCGCTCCAGCTCACGAACATCCTGCGCGACGTGGGCCCGGACCACACGCGTGGGCGCATCTACCTTCCAGAGACCGAGCGCGAGGCCTTCGGCTACACCGAGGAAGCGCTGGCGCGGCGTGAGCGGAACGAGGCCTTCCTCGAGCTCATGCGCTTCCAGTCGGCGCGCGCGCGCGCCTTCTTCGCGGCGGCCGAGCGCGAGGCGAAGGAGCTCGACCGGCGCCGCCTCCTCGCGGCCGAGATCATGGGACGCGTGTACCGGCGCCTGCTCGACCGCATCGAGGCCTCGGGGTTCGACGTCTTCCGGCGCGAGATCCGCGTGCCGAAGATGGAGCGCGTCTGGATCGCCGCGACGACCGCGCTCGCCCTCCGCACGGCACGGTGACGCGCCGCCCGCCGACCCTCCACGCGCCCGCCCGTCCATGACCCGAAGCCCCGACGTCCTCGTGGTGGGCGCCGGGTTCGCCGGCGTGGCGGCCGCCACCGCGCTCGCCGAGCGCGGCGCGCGCGTCGTGATCCTCGAGACGCGCCAGCGCGCCGGGGGGCGCGCGTACTCGTGGACCGACCCCAGGACGGGCGAGGTGCGCGACAACGGGCAGCACGTCCTGGCGTCCTTCTACGACGAGACGCTCCGGCTCCTGGACCGGCTCGGGACGCGGAGCGCGCTCGACGCGGATCCCACGCTCCGGCTCCACGTGTGGGAGCGCGGACGCGAGTGCTACCGCTTCGTGTGTCCGGACCTTCCGGGTCCGTTCCACTGGCTCGCCGCCATGGGATCGTGCGACGGGCTCTCGCTCTCCTCGCGGCTCGAGGCGCTCCGGCTCCGGAGCCGCGCGCGCGATCTCCTGCGCCGGAACGGGAACGGCGCCTCGGTCACGGTGCAGGAGTGGATGGACTGGGGACCTGGAGGCGGCGACCTCACGGCGCTCCTCTGGCCCATCGCGCTCGCGGCGCTCAACGAGCTGC
This window harbors:
- the hpnD gene encoding presqualene diphosphate synthase HpnD — encoded protein: MSAPEARARRSNFGVAFALLPASQRDAIRAVHAWSRSVDDGVDEASSGDEARRAVALWRREVDLLYTSRPEEPITLALRPHVERFQIPREYLDELVRGVEMDVTQTRYPTFQDLAGYCYRVASVVGLICLRIFGDREERGRGYAEDLGMALQLTNILRDVGPDHTRGRIYLPETEREAFGYTEEALARRERNEAFLELMRFQSARARAFFAAAEREAKELDRRRLLAAEIMGRVYRRLLDRIEASGFDVFRREIRVPKMERVWIAATTALALRTAR